A window of Candidatus Coatesbacteria bacterium genomic DNA:
GGATGCGGCGGAAGGTCAACAACTGGCAGCGGGAGAGGATCGTCGGCGGCAGGCGGTCCGGATCCGTAGTCGCCAGGATGAACAGGGCGTGCGCCGGCGGCTCCTCCAGCGTCTTCAACAGCGCGTTGAAGGCCTCCCGGGTCAGCATGTGGACCTCGTCGATGATGTAGACCTTGTAGCGGGAAGCGGCAGGTGCGAACTTGACGTTCTCGCGCAGGGAGCGGATCTCGTCGATGCCCCGATTCGACGCGGCGTCGATCTCGATGACGTCGACGTCGGCGCCGGCGGCGATCGCCCGGCAGTGCTCGCAAGAATTGCAGGGGTCCGGTGTCGGACCCTCGACGCAGTTGAGCGCCTTGGCCAGCAGCCGCGCCGTGGTCGTCTTGCCCACACCGCGCGGCCCGGCGAACAGATAGGCGTGCCCGACACGGTCGCGCTCGACGGCGTGACGCAGGGTGGTGGTGATGTGGGACTGGCCGACGACCTCGCCGAAAAGCTGGGGCCGCCACTTGCGGGCGATGACCTGGTAGCTCATCTTACCTCGTTGCGGCTGATTGCGGAGCTCTGATTATAGCCCAGGCGCGTCGTTAATCCAAGGCGCGGCTCGCCGACCGCGACCGTTGAAAACGATGCAGCCCGAACGGCGCCGCTCGGGACGAACCCGGCCGGAACCGGCACGGTTTTTGCGGAGGCCGACCGTTATCCTCAGTTCGTAACGGTCGCCGAGCTGCAAAAACCGTGCCGGTTCCGGCCCGCTGGGTCGTCGAGGATGCCGACGGTGCCGGAACGTTTTCAACGGTCGCGGCCTCCGGCTGGGCGGGTTGCTAATGACATTATCTCTCAACTAGGCTATAATGGGTTTGCGTGACAGCGTCTGACCCGAGACACGGCGACGCCGATCTGCTACACTGACGCCCACCAAGGAGGCTCCATGGAACCCCTCGCCCCCGGCGCCGCGGCACCGGACTGGAAGCTGCCCGCCGCCGACGGTGCGGAACGCTCCGCCGCCGAACTCGACGGCAAGCGCTATGTGATCTACTTCTACCCCCGGGACAACACCCCGGGCTGCACCCGCGAAGCCTGCGACTTCCGCGACAGTTTCGCTCGCGTCGAGGCTCTCGGCGTTCCCGTCTTCGGCGTCTCGACGGATTCGATCAAGCGCCACCGGAACTTCCAGGCCAAGTACGAG
This region includes:
- a CDS encoding redoxin domain-containing protein, whose protein sequence is MEPLAPGAAAPDWKLPAADGAERSAAELDGKRYVIYFYPRDNTPGCTREACDFRDSFARVEALGVPVFGVSTDSIKRHRNFQAKYELPFTLLSDEEQQVINAFGAGKGGKSARRMTFIVGPDGLVEAAWPKVKVKGHVDEVLAKLEELNG